The following coding sequences lie in one Mycobacterium sp. Z3061 genomic window:
- a CDS encoding bifunctional FO biosynthesis protein CofGH, translating into MPVTPGPPEPTVLPSPVVPPRVSSSALRRVLRRARDGVVLNIDEAAIAMSARGEDLAELCASAARVRDAGLESAGRRGGAGRLPISYSRKVFLPITHLCRDTCHYCTFVTVPGKLRAQGMGMYMEPDEILDVARRGAELGCKEALFTLGDRPEDRWPQAREWLDERGYDSTLSYVRAMAIRVLEETGLLPHLNPGVMTWSEMSRLKPVAPSMGMMLETTSRRLFETKGLAHYGSPDKDPAVRLRALTDAGRLSIPFTTGLLVGIGETLAERADTLHAIRKSHKEFGHIQEVIVQNFRAKEHTAMADVPDAGIEDYLATVAVARLVLGPGMRIQAPPNLVSRDECLALVAAGVDDWGGVSPLTPDHVNPERPWPALDDLAAVTAEAGYDLVQRLTAQPRYVQAGAAWIDPRVRGHVVALADPDTGFARDVNPVGAPWQEPDEVASSGRVDLGAAIDTEGRNTETRSDLDSAFGDWESIRSRVHELASRAPERIDTDVLAALRSAERDPGGCTDDEYLALATAAGPALEAVAALADSLRREVVGDDVTYVVNRNINFTNICYTGCRFCAFAQRKGDADAYSLSAQEVADRAWEAHVAGATEICMQGGIDPELPVTGYADLVRAVKARVPSMHVHAFSPMEIANGVTKSGLSIREWLTGLREAGLDTIPGTAAEILDDEVRWVLTKGKLPTSLWVEIVTTAHEVGLRSSSTMMYGHVDTPKHWVGHLNVLRGIQDRTGGFTEFVPLPFVHQNSPLYLAGAARPGPTHRDNRAVHALARIMLHGRIAHIQTSWVKLGVQRTQVMLNGGANDLGGTLMEETISRMAGSEHGSAKSAAELAAIAEGIGRPARQRTTTYAALVA; encoded by the coding sequence GTGCCAGTAACACCGGGGCCACCGGAGCCGACGGTCTTGCCCAGTCCCGTCGTGCCACCCAGAGTCAGTAGCTCGGCGTTGCGCCGGGTGCTGCGCCGGGCCCGGGACGGTGTCGTCCTCAACATCGATGAAGCCGCCATCGCGATGTCGGCGCGCGGCGAGGATCTGGCCGAGCTGTGTGCCAGCGCGGCTCGCGTCCGGGACGCGGGCCTGGAATCTGCCGGGCGTCGAGGTGGGGCCGGCCGGCTGCCGATCAGCTACTCGCGCAAGGTCTTCCTCCCGATCACTCATCTGTGCCGGGACACCTGCCACTACTGCACGTTCGTCACCGTTCCGGGCAAGCTGCGGGCCCAGGGCATGGGCATGTACATGGAGCCCGACGAGATCCTCGACGTCGCGCGCCGCGGTGCCGAGCTCGGTTGCAAGGAAGCGTTATTCACGCTCGGCGACCGGCCCGAGGACCGCTGGCCGCAAGCGCGCGAATGGCTCGACGAGCGCGGCTACGACTCGACCCTGTCCTACGTGCGGGCCATGGCGATCCGGGTACTCGAAGAAACCGGTCTGCTGCCGCATCTGAACCCGGGCGTCATGACCTGGTCGGAGATGTCGCGGCTCAAGCCGGTGGCGCCGTCGATGGGCATGATGCTGGAAACGACGTCGCGCAGGCTGTTCGAGACCAAGGGTCTGGCGCATTACGGCAGTCCCGACAAGGACCCGGCGGTTCGGCTGCGGGCGTTGACCGATGCCGGCCGGCTGTCCATTCCGTTCACCACCGGGCTGTTGGTGGGTATCGGTGAGACGCTCGCGGAGCGAGCCGATACGTTGCACGCGATTCGCAAGTCGCACAAGGAGTTCGGCCATATTCAGGAAGTGATAGTGCAGAACTTCCGGGCCAAGGAGCACACCGCCATGGCAGACGTCCCGGATGCCGGCATCGAGGATTACCTCGCGACGGTGGCGGTGGCCCGGCTGGTGCTGGGGCCAGGCATGCGAATCCAGGCACCACCGAACCTGGTGTCGCGCGACGAATGCCTGGCGCTGGTCGCGGCCGGGGTGGACGACTGGGGTGGGGTTTCGCCGCTGACGCCCGATCACGTCAACCCCGAACGTCCCTGGCCGGCACTGGACGACCTGGCCGCCGTCACCGCGGAGGCCGGGTACGACTTGGTGCAGCGGCTGACCGCGCAGCCCAGATACGTGCAGGCGGGCGCGGCATGGATCGATCCACGGGTGCGCGGACATGTTGTGGCACTTGCCGATCCGGACACCGGTTTCGCCCGCGACGTCAATCCGGTCGGCGCACCGTGGCAGGAGCCCGACGAGGTGGCTTCTTCGGGCCGGGTGGACCTGGGCGCCGCGATCGACACCGAAGGCCGCAACACCGAAACGCGCAGCGACCTCGACAGCGCCTTCGGCGATTGGGAATCCATTCGTTCCCGCGTCCACGAGCTGGCCTCGCGCGCGCCGGAACGCATTGACACCGATGTGCTGGCCGCGCTGCGCTCGGCGGAACGCGACCCCGGCGGCTGCACCGACGACGAATACCTCGCCCTGGCCACCGCTGCTGGGCCTGCGCTGGAAGCCGTTGCTGCACTTGCTGATTCGCTGCGCCGCGAAGTGGTCGGCGACGACGTCACCTATGTCGTGAACCGCAACATCAACTTCACCAACATCTGCTACACCGGCTGCCGGTTCTGTGCCTTCGCCCAACGCAAGGGGGACGCCGACGCCTACTCCTTGTCGGCGCAGGAAGTCGCCGACCGCGCCTGGGAGGCGCACGTGGCCGGGGCCACCGAGATCTGCATGCAGGGCGGCATCGACCCCGAGTTGCCGGTCACCGGCTACGCCGATCTGGTGCGCGCGGTCAAGGCGCGGGTGCCCTCGATGCACGTGCACGCGTTCTCGCCGATGGAGATCGCCAACGGCGTCACCAAGAGCGGGTTGAGCATTCGCGAGTGGTTGACCGGGCTGCGCGAGGCCGGCCTGGACACCATCCCGGGAACCGCAGCGGAGATCCTGGACGACGAGGTGCGGTGGGTGCTCACCAAGGGCAAGCTGCCGACGTCGTTGTGGGTGGAGATCGTGACCACCGCACACGAGGTGGGCCTGCGGTCGTCGTCGACCATGATGTACGGCCACGTCGACACGCCGAAGCACTGGGTGGGGCATCTGAACGTGCTGCGTGGCATCCAGGACCGCACGGGCGGGTTCACCGAGTTCGTACCGCTGCCGTTCGTGCACCAGAATTCGCCGCTGTATCTGGCCGGTGCAGCACGGCCGGGGCCGACCCATCGCGACAATCGCGCGGTTCACGCATTGGCCAGGATCATGCTGCA
- a CDS encoding PE family protein produces the protein MSFLHADPEALKAAASNIAGIGSEISSANAAASLPTTGVVAAAADQVSAQVAALFSSHAQGYQQLSSQISAFHEKFVQALGSSAASYAGAESSAARALADAVNAPAQQLLGHPLVGTPNLAAAAARAATQVQGALQGVPAGNLLGVLGLTPTGGLAGLTATRALAGPLAAAAAPAAVIPVSWATAIENFYNVVEPYVQYGFNLAAYAAGWLPYVGILAPQINFLYNLFEPMVQAGLFNTLDWLSGTISFSQGLSNFLSATSASINQFLYTEWYWFWSFLPPLPPLPPFLP, from the coding sequence ATGTCCTTTCTGCACGCGGATCCGGAGGCGCTGAAGGCCGCCGCCTCCAACATCGCGGGCATCGGCTCGGAGATCAGCTCGGCCAACGCCGCGGCGTCGCTGCCCACCACCGGCGTGGTGGCAGCCGCGGCGGATCAGGTGTCCGCGCAGGTCGCGGCGCTATTCTCGTCCCATGCTCAGGGATACCAGCAGCTGAGCTCCCAGATCTCGGCGTTCCACGAGAAGTTCGTCCAGGCTCTCGGCTCGAGTGCCGCGTCCTACGCCGGAGCCGAGAGCAGCGCGGCGCGGGCCCTGGCCGATGCGGTCAACGCGCCGGCGCAGCAATTGCTGGGCCACCCACTGGTCGGGACGCCGAATCTGGCTGCGGCGGCCGCCCGGGCGGCAACCCAGGTGCAGGGTGCGTTGCAGGGTGTGCCTGCCGGCAACCTGCTCGGCGTGCTGGGACTGACGCCGACGGGCGGACTCGCCGGCCTGACGGCCACCCGGGCACTAGCGGGCCCCCTGGCCGCCGCGGCGGCGCCTGCGGCGGTGATCCCCGTGTCGTGGGCCACCGCGATCGAGAACTTCTACAACGTCGTCGAGCCGTACGTTCAGTACGGCTTCAACCTGGCCGCCTACGCCGCGGGCTGGTTGCCCTACGTGGGGATTCTGGCACCGCAGATCAACTTCCTGTACAACCTGTTCGAGCCCATGGTGCAGGCCGGCCTTTTCAACACACTTGACTGGCTGTCCGGAACGATCTCCTTCAGTCAGGGCCTGAGCAACTTCTTGTCGGCGACATCGGCGTCGATCAATCAATTCCTCTACACGGAGTGGTACTGGTTCTGGAGCTTCCTGCCGCCGCTGCCCCCGTTGCCGCCGTTCCTCCCGTAA
- the mshB gene encoding N-acetyl-1-D-myo-inositol-2-amino-2-deoxy-alpha-D-glucopyranoside deacetylase has translation MPETPRLLFVHAHPDDESLANGATIAHYTARGAQVHVVTCTLGEEGEVVGDRWAQLAVDHADQLGGYRISELSRALHALGVNGPVYLGGAGRWRDSGMAGTEPRGRRRFVDADEREAVGALVALIRELRPHVVVTYDPNGGYGHPDHIRTHAVTTAAVAAAGRADDYPGNPWPVPKFYWTVLARDAMAAGLRALVTEDLRPEWTLPPEDIPFTFLDDDINAVVEAGADAHAAKVAALAAHATQLTVGATGRACALSNNLALPILSQEHYILVEGVAGERDERGWETDLLAGLGITGSGN, from the coding sequence ATGCCTGAGACGCCGCGGCTGTTGTTCGTGCATGCGCATCCCGACGACGAAAGCCTGGCCAACGGCGCCACCATCGCGCACTACACCGCACGTGGGGCGCAGGTGCACGTCGTGACCTGCACGCTGGGCGAGGAGGGCGAGGTCGTCGGTGACCGATGGGCCCAACTCGCCGTCGACCACGCGGATCAGCTTGGCGGTTACCGCATCAGCGAGCTCAGCCGCGCGCTGCATGCGCTGGGCGTCAATGGGCCCGTTTATCTCGGTGGGGCGGGACGCTGGCGCGACTCCGGCATGGCCGGCACCGAACCGCGCGGTCGGCGCCGTTTCGTCGACGCCGACGAACGGGAAGCCGTCGGCGCCCTCGTCGCGCTGATCCGCGAGTTGCGCCCGCACGTGGTGGTGACCTACGACCCCAACGGTGGCTACGGCCATCCAGACCACATCCGCACCCACGCCGTCACCACCGCGGCAGTGGCCGCGGCCGGCCGCGCGGACGACTACCCGGGCAACCCGTGGCCGGTGCCCAAGTTCTACTGGACGGTCCTGGCCAGGGACGCCATGGCTGCCGGTCTGCGGGCGCTGGTCACCGAGGACCTGCGACCGGAGTGGACACTGCCGCCGGAGGACATTCCGTTCACCTTCCTCGACGACGACATCAACGCCGTTGTCGAGGCCGGTGCGGACGCGCACGCCGCCAAGGTCGCCGCGCTGGCCGCGCACGCCACCCAACTCACCGTCGGCGCGACCGGACGGGCCTGTGCCCTGTCGAATAACCTTGCCCTGCCTATCCTCTCGCAAGAGCACTACATTCTCGTCGAGGGTGTGGCGGGGGAGCGCGACGAGCGTGGGTGGGAGACGGATTTGCTTGCCGGTCTGGGCATCACCGGTTCTGGCAACTAG
- a CDS encoding TetR/AcrR family transcriptional regulator, which yields MPQGTRTTPSASRSRRRGEVLERALYSATLAELAAVGYGGLTMEGIAARAHTGKAALYRRWASKHDLVQAAMTHNVPPLPEPRAGRSARENLLAVFTAHRDVLAGKTDFPGLEIISQLIHEPELRAIFVDAVVVPRVKIVESILKTAVHDGDIDPATITPLTARIGSALINQHFMLTGTPPTRRELTLIVDTVIPPKSTAAHTN from the coding sequence ATGCCGCAGGGGACCAGGACCACACCGAGTGCCAGCCGCAGCCGTCGGCGCGGCGAAGTTCTTGAACGGGCACTCTATTCGGCGACTTTGGCAGAGCTTGCCGCGGTCGGCTACGGGGGCCTGACCATGGAGGGAATCGCGGCGCGCGCCCACACCGGCAAGGCCGCGCTGTACCGGCGCTGGGCGAGTAAGCATGACCTGGTGCAGGCCGCCATGACACATAACGTGCCGCCGTTGCCCGAGCCGCGCGCCGGCCGGTCGGCCCGGGAGAACCTGCTCGCGGTCTTCACGGCTCATCGCGATGTGCTGGCAGGCAAGACGGACTTTCCGGGCCTGGAGATCATCAGTCAGCTGATCCACGAGCCCGAACTGCGGGCGATCTTCGTCGACGCGGTGGTGGTGCCGCGGGTGAAGATCGTCGAGTCGATACTGAAGACCGCGGTGCACGACGGTGATATCGATCCTGCGACCATCACGCCGCTGACGGCCCGCATCGGGTCGGCCCTGATCAACCAGCATTTCATGCTCACCGGGACACCGCCGACCCGCCGCGAACTAACCCTGATCGTGGATACCGTGATACCACCGAAATCAACTGCAGCGCATACTAATTGA
- a CDS encoding PE family protein produces MSYLNVLPEYLASAATDLAGIGSSIGAAGSSAAAATTAVLPAGADEISAAISALFGAHGQAFQALNAQAAQFHEQFVQTMRSTASAFASAEAANVSPLQAVAAAASPMEQLEQAQIAFGSNLVANELTFNNTLVSNELALERTFFGTDTALNGVINRGFNAGNLLVGTGEQAFNAIVGVQVPPNFTSSLLTGSAAQVFNSGAIGGPLGAFDQSLSAGANFAGLFVGSPPGQALLSVLPAPAQSLLSSPASFLQQVQTAQINFSANLVNSEMAFNHNLVANEVAWEQQFFHTDSALNGALNRGFNVGNLLVGTGEQAVNLFFGPQVPSNFTQDLLLGTAAQPFNGGQIGGLLGAFDQSMEAGLDLAGLITGT; encoded by the coding sequence TTGTCTTATTTGAACGTTCTGCCGGAGTATCTGGCATCGGCGGCAACCGATTTGGCCGGCATCGGCTCGTCCATCGGCGCTGCCGGTTCGTCGGCGGCGGCCGCTACGACGGCGGTGTTGCCGGCTGGCGCCGATGAGATATCCGCCGCCATATCAGCGCTATTCGGCGCGCACGGCCAGGCTTTTCAGGCTCTCAACGCCCAAGCCGCGCAGTTCCATGAGCAGTTTGTGCAGACCATGCGAAGCACAGCGTCCGCGTTCGCGAGCGCGGAAGCCGCCAATGTGTCACCGCTGCAGGCGGTTGCGGCAGCGGCATCCCCGATGGAGCAGCTGGAGCAGGCGCAGATTGCTTTCGGTTCCAATCTGGTGGCCAACGAGCTCACATTCAACAACACGCTGGTGAGCAACGAACTCGCCTTGGAGCGAACCTTTTTCGGCACCGACACCGCTCTCAACGGTGTGATCAACCGCGGCTTCAACGCCGGTAACCTGTTGGTGGGCACCGGCGAACAGGCCTTCAATGCCATTGTGGGCGTCCAAGTTCCGCCCAACTTCACTTCGAGTCTCTTGACCGGCAGCGCGGCACAGGTCTTCAACAGCGGCGCCATCGGTGGTCCGCTGGGCGCCTTCGATCAAAGCTTGTCCGCCGGTGCGAACTTCGCCGGCTTGTTCGTGGGCAGTCCGCCCGGGCAGGCTCTGCTGAGTGTCCTTCCGGCCCCCGCGCAGTCGCTGTTGAGCTCACCGGCCAGCTTCCTGCAACAGGTACAAACGGCCCAGATCAACTTCAGCGCCAACCTGGTCAATAGTGAAATGGCCTTCAACCACAACCTGGTCGCCAACGAGGTCGCCTGGGAGCAGCAGTTTTTCCACACTGACAGCGCTTTGAACGGTGCGCTGAACCGTGGCTTCAATGTCGGGAATCTGTTGGTGGGCACCGGCGAACAAGCCGTGAACCTGTTCTTCGGGCCGCAGGTGCCGTCGAACTTCACCCAGGACCTGTTGTTGGGCACTGCGGCTCAGCCGTTCAACGGCGGCCAGATCGGCGGCCTGCTGGGTGCTTTCGACCAGAGCATGGAGGCCGGGCTGGATCTCGCCGGATTGATCACGGGTACCTGA
- a CDS encoding PE family protein gives MSFVFVEPQIISAFGADLSGIGSALGAANAAAAASTTGVLAAAADEVSVQIAALFSQNAAGYQQISAQVAASYERFVQAVTAGAGAYAAAEANTVQTLVNGLAAPTVSFEGIGQAWAGFTANVVNAQVSFNQSLVGTEVALRQALFGGGNAVSNAVDVGLNFANSFVGGGQQAVNLLLGAQVPADFNTSLVINSALDANVGPGLLSGAFSGGLSGLGAQLNAALSGNVSGGLPDFTALGNTFAANVNAGLTSLAQTGGVLATSLSSGLAGLAQTGGSLAANINAALSGLPSFDVTLPALTGGFTANLPALVANLTGGFPALGAQISTALNGALSGNFALPNFNFALPNFNFALPNFNFALPNFALPNFNLALPNLNFTLPNNFTLPNFNFALPNFAALTQAGATLAGNLSAGLANLNLTLPALGGQISAALSGAVNGDTAGLNALINGVAALPTTGLAGFEQLQSGILGGLVDNEIAFNEALVANQVALLGAPALAGPVGYAVNAANLLVGTGEQFVNALVGAPATNLTSSLIVNGALESPGFPIGGGLTGVAHQLLSLNTALGGVPGLETSLLTQLNLTPDSLGALVDSQLAFNANLVANEQLFQTMVFGTGGALNGAVNNAFNGLNLLLVGTPQGAINALLGAPAVDLTGSLLVTAPGDVFGGVTAGGLLGAFEQKWLFDAAVLSSLFSPIQVTLTGGLPSLLANINATLTGALTGTGTVGGSIGGTIGGNVGGGG, from the coding sequence ATGTCATTTGTCTTTGTCGAGCCACAAATAATTTCGGCGTTCGGCGCAGATCTGTCCGGTATCGGGTCGGCGCTCGGCGCTGCCAATGCCGCAGCGGCTGCGTCGACTACGGGCGTACTAGCCGCGGCCGCCGACGAAGTGTCGGTGCAAATCGCCGCACTCTTCTCGCAGAATGCGGCCGGGTATCAACAGATCAGCGCACAGGTCGCGGCGTCCTATGAACGTTTCGTGCAGGCCGTGACCGCAGGTGCCGGCGCTTATGCTGCGGCAGAGGCGAATACGGTGCAGACCTTGGTCAACGGACTCGCGGCCCCGACGGTGTCGTTCGAGGGGATCGGCCAGGCGTGGGCCGGCTTCACCGCCAACGTCGTCAATGCACAGGTGTCGTTCAATCAGTCGCTGGTGGGCACCGAGGTGGCGCTGCGACAGGCCCTGTTCGGCGGCGGGAACGCAGTGTCCAACGCCGTCGACGTCGGCTTGAACTTCGCGAACTCGTTCGTTGGCGGAGGCCAGCAGGCCGTCAATCTGCTTCTCGGAGCACAGGTTCCGGCCGACTTCAACACAAGCTTGGTCATCAACAGCGCTCTTGACGCCAACGTGGGACCGGGCCTGCTCTCCGGCGCCTTCAGCGGTGGGCTCTCGGGCCTGGGCGCTCAGCTGAATGCTGCCCTGTCGGGCAATGTCAGCGGTGGCTTGCCGGACTTCACCGCACTCGGTAATACGTTCGCGGCCAACGTGAATGCCGGACTCACGAGTCTCGCCCAGACCGGTGGGGTGTTGGCGACCAGCCTGAGTTCAGGCCTGGCCGGGCTCGCCCAGACCGGCGGTTCGTTGGCGGCGAACATCAACGCCGCGCTTTCCGGGCTGCCGAGCTTCGACGTGACGCTGCCGGCGCTGACGGGCGGGTTCACCGCGAATCTGCCTGCGCTGGTTGCCAATCTGACCGGTGGGTTCCCGGCCCTGGGGGCTCAGATCAGCACCGCGCTGAACGGGGCCTTGTCGGGGAACTTCGCGTTGCCGAACTTCAACTTCGCGCTGCCGAACTTCAACTTCGCGTTGCCGAACTTCAACTTCGCGTTGCCGAACTTCGCGCTGCCGAACTTCAACTTAGCGCTGCCCAACCTGAACTTCACGTTGCCCAACAACTTCACGTTGCCCAACTTCAACTTCGCGCTGCCGAACTTCGCGGCACTCACGCAGGCCGGCGCGACGCTGGCCGGCAACCTGAGTGCCGGACTGGCCAACCTGAACCTCACCCTGCCGGCGCTCGGCGGTCAGATCAGTGCGGCCCTGAGCGGCGCCGTCAATGGCGATACGGCTGGGCTCAACGCGTTGATCAATGGGGTGGCTGCCCTTCCGACGACCGGACTGGCCGGCTTCGAGCAACTGCAGAGCGGCATTCTGGGCGGGTTGGTCGACAACGAGATCGCTTTCAACGAAGCGCTTGTGGCCAATCAGGTCGCGCTGCTGGGTGCACCGGCCCTGGCCGGCCCTGTCGGCTATGCCGTCAACGCAGCCAACTTGCTGGTCGGGACCGGCGAGCAATTCGTCAACGCTCTCGTCGGTGCCCCGGCTACCAACCTGACCAGCAGCCTGATCGTCAACGGCGCGCTGGAGTCGCCCGGCTTCCCCATCGGCGGTGGCCTGACCGGTGTTGCCCACCAGTTGCTTTCGCTGAACACGGCGCTCGGCGGCGTACCGGGGCTGGAGACGTCTTTATTGACCCAGCTGAACCTCACCCCCGACAGCTTGGGGGCGTTGGTGGACAGCCAATTGGCCTTCAACGCCAACCTCGTCGCCAACGAGCAGTTGTTCCAGACAATGGTCTTCGGGACCGGCGGCGCCCTCAACGGCGCGGTGAACAATGCCTTCAACGGCCTGAACCTGTTACTGGTCGGTACCCCGCAGGGGGCCATCAACGCTCTGCTCGGCGCCCCGGCGGTAGACCTGACGGGCAGCCTGCTGGTCACCGCGCCGGGAGATGTCTTCGGTGGCGTCACCGCCGGGGGCCTCCTGGGCGCGTTCGAGCAGAAGTGGCTGTTCGACGCGGCGGTCCTGAGCAGCCTGTTCTCCCCGATCCAGGTGACGCTCACCGGCGGACTGCCGAGCCTGCTCGCCAACATCAACGCCACGCTGACGGGCGCACTGACCGGCACCGGCACGGTCGGCGGATCGATCGGTGGCACGATCGGCGGCAACGTCGGCGGCGGCGGCTAA
- a CDS encoding ABC transporter family substrate-binding protein, with protein MGVLHRARHVLVAIGVLVAAIGLVLSGCTVSPPPAPQSTDTPHNTPPPPQHPSQIIMGIDSIGAGFNPHLLSDLSPVNAAISALVLPSAFRPVPDPNSSTGSRWEMDPTLLVSADVTSENPFTVTYKIRPEAQWTDNAPIAADDFWYLWRQMVSQPGVVDPAGYDLITNVQSLEGGKQAVVTFAQPYPAWRELFNNLLPAHIVKDVPGGFSSGLARALPVTGGQFRVENIDPQRDEILIARNDRYWGPPAKPALIQFRRAGAPAALADSVRNGDTQVAQVHGGSAAFAQLSAIPDVRTARIVTPRVMQLTLRANEPKLADAQVRKAILGLVDVDLLAAVGAGSDNTVTLAQAQIRSPSDPGYVPTAPPALSTTAAMGLLEAAGFQIESSTSVSPAPTSATAPVSTGPPEVIRGRISKDGKQLSLVIGVAVNDPTSVAVANTAADQLRNVGIAASVLALDPVTLYRDALINHQVDALVGWHQAGGNLATSLASRFGCPALEATEVPAPNAPPTTTSTSSTSPVATTQAAPDTTSAPTTPSRQPEPGALVKAPSNLTGICDRSIESNIDAALNGSKNINDVITAVEPRLWNMSTVLPILQDTTIVGAGPSVQNVSLTGAVPVGIVGDAGQWVKTGQ; from the coding sequence ATTGGCGTGCTGCACCGAGCCCGTCACGTCCTGGTGGCGATCGGCGTGCTGGTAGCGGCCATCGGGCTGGTGTTGTCGGGGTGCACGGTGAGTCCGCCGCCGGCGCCGCAGAGCACCGATACCCCGCACAACACGCCGCCGCCGCCGCAGCATCCTTCCCAGATCATCATGGGAATCGACTCGATCGGGGCCGGCTTCAACCCACACCTGCTCTCGGACCTGTCTCCGGTGAACGCGGCGATCAGCGCCCTGGTGCTGCCCAGCGCGTTCCGCCCGGTGCCCGACCCCAATTCGTCGACAGGGTCGCGCTGGGAGATGGACCCCACCCTGCTGGTGTCGGCGGATGTGACCAGCGAGAATCCGTTCACCGTCACGTACAAGATCCGGCCAGAGGCGCAGTGGACCGACAACGCCCCGATCGCTGCCGACGACTTCTGGTACCTGTGGCGGCAGATGGTGAGCCAGCCCGGCGTGGTGGATCCGGCCGGATATGACCTCATCACGAACGTCCAGTCCCTCGAGGGGGGCAAGCAAGCCGTCGTCACCTTCGCCCAGCCGTACCCGGCGTGGCGCGAGTTGTTCAACAACCTGTTGCCGGCGCACATCGTCAAGGACGTCCCGGGCGGATTCTCCTCCGGGTTGGCGCGCGCCCTGCCGGTCACCGGCGGGCAATTCCGGGTGGAGAACATCGACCCCCAGCGCGACGAGATCCTGATCGCCCGCAACGATCGCTATTGGGGACCGCCCGCCAAACCGGCGCTCATTCAGTTCCGGCGCGCCGGCGCCCCAGCCGCTCTGGCCGACTCGGTGCGCAACGGCGACACCCAGGTGGCCCAGGTGCACGGCGGGTCGGCCGCTTTCGCCCAACTGTCGGCCATTCCCGATGTGCGGACCGCCCGGATCGTGACGCCCCGGGTGATGCAGCTGACGCTGCGGGCGAACGAACCCAAGCTGGCCGACGCACAGGTCCGGAAGGCTATTTTGGGTCTGGTCGACGTCGACCTGCTGGCTGCGGTGGGTGCCGGCAGTGACAACACCGTCACCCTGGCTCAGGCGCAGATTCGCTCGCCCAGTGACCCCGGCTATGTGCCGACTGCGCCGCCGGCCCTGAGCACCACGGCGGCGATGGGCCTTCTGGAAGCCGCCGGCTTCCAGATCGAAAGCAGCACTTCGGTTTCGCCGGCCCCGACTTCCGCGACGGCGCCGGTGAGCACCGGGCCGCCGGAAGTCATCCGGGGCCGAATCAGCAAGGACGGCAAGCAGTTGTCGTTGGTGATCGGGGTGGCTGTCAACGATCCGACGTCGGTGGCCGTTGCCAACACCGCCGCGGACCAGCTGCGCAATGTCGGTATCGCCGCGAGCGTGCTGGCCCTGGATCCCGTGACGCTGTATCGCGACGCGCTGATCAACCATCAGGTGGACGCGCTGGTGGGTTGGCATCAGGCCGGCGGAAACCTGGCCACTTCCTTGGCCTCCCGGTTCGGGTGTCCGGCGCTGGAGGCGACGGAAGTGCCCGCGCCGAATGCCCCTCCGACTACTACCAGTACGTCGTCGACGTCTCCCGTCGCGACGACTCAGGCGGCGCCGGACACCACCTCGGCGCCGACGACGCCGAGTCGCCAGCCCGAACCGGGCGCGCTGGTGAAGGCGCCGTCGAACCTCACCGGCATCTGCGACCGCAGCATCGAGTCGAACATCGACGCCGCCCTCAACGGGTCTAAAAACATCAATGACGTGATCACCGCGGTAGAGCCGCGGCTGTGGAACATGTCGACCGTGCTGCCCATCCTGCAGGACACCACGATCGTCGGTGCCGGCCCCAGCGTGCAGAACGTCAGCCTGACCGGTGCGGTGCCGGTCGGCATCGTTGGTGACGCCGGTCAATGGGTCAAGACCGGGCAATAG